The nucleotide window ATCCTGAACCCTACTAATAAACTCAAGATGTGGATCAGCCATTTGCAAGTCGTATATAGTATCCCGCAACTCCGCATTCTCAGCTTCCAGCGCGGCGGCGTGGGATAGTAGTTGCTGGCAAGCGAGTCCTACTTTATGGATGCCTGAATCAGGGTGGAAAGCGGTTGCAGAAGGTATCCACGCCTCAATGCGTTCACACGCATCACCAATCTGTTCCGCTGTTAATCTGTTCATTTCAAAATTTACTCTCAATCAGTTCACGCAACATATGAAAAGCGAGATTGCGTATTACTTTGTTGCGCGTGTTATTTATGATCCGGCGCAGTTCTTTGGCGGTGTAATCTTTCATGGTTTGTCCTTTGGTGGATAATCGAGATCACAGAGTGGCCGCCAATATCGCCCAATATATTTCTGCATCCCTTCGTCAATAGTCACGCCCCATTCTCCGGCCTCAAGGAACCCAACACCGCTTGATAACAATATGTCTTCACTCTGCTCGGGCCACGTATCAGGATCGTCTGTAATCTTTGTCCAGACTGGTAATGCAGATTCAAGTTCGCCAGCAAGCCGTTCGTGAACAAACTTAGCGTTTGCGTCATAGCAAACTGTCGCCCCCTCGCGCCACTTGCTCGGCAATTTCATAATATCTGTCATGTCTTATCCTCCAGTAAAACAATCTCAGGCCCGGCTACCAAATACCCGTCACCATTTGGCCGAACCATCAGCCTGATCGTTGCGCCTTGTGGATCGAGCTTTTCAATGTCATCGGCGTTGAGGGTGATTCGCAAGTCGGCCCATGATTTGAATTTTTGGGTGGTTATGTGCATGGCCATTCCTTAGTCTTCCTCGTGGCACCTAAAGCTTTCAATCACACACTCAGCGGCGGCCCTGGCCATCTTGCCGGTGGTCAAAGCAACGGCGGTCTGGTTGTCTGCCGTGTTGTAAAGTAGTTTAGATTCAGGCCATGTGCCTTTATCTACAGCGAACCACCACACGCCTTTGGCCATGCATTCAACATGGGCTGAATAGCCATAGCGTTCCAAGTAGCAATCGTCATGAAGGTCGCCCGTCCATTCATTCATAATTCAATCCTCAAAAAAAGAAACGACCCGACCCCATTACCGGGCCGCTTCGAATACCCTGCTCGTTGGATTGCAGGGTGAAATCATGCTGGTATCCAATTTTTGAACACACGCTTATAAGCCGCGATACGTGCGCGTTTCTTTTTGCGCAATTCGTTGGCGCGGTCACGTTGGGCTTTTGTTGGTTTCTTTTTCATCTTCAATCCTGTGTGTGTGACAGCATTTTAAGAAATTCCTTTTCAGGATCGTCCAGTCTCATGTTCACATAGCAAAGTTGGGTTTCGCCCCTGTGGTTTGTGTCCCATGATTTCATTTCTTTAATGAACGACTTGAAAAATGAGGCTTGCTCATCAGCATCACAGCAAGCAAGTTCTGCGCCAATAAAGGCCCAGTCAATGTCGGTAATTATTCCTTTTCTCATGCGGCTTTCCTTTCCGTGTTCCAGCTAAACTGGTCAGGCGGTTTTGGTAATTGGCGGCGGGTGCAGAGTTTGTCGGTCATGTGATAACTATCCCTTGTTTCGCATCAATCAGCCTAGCCCCCGGAATCTCAATGTCTGCTTTCAGGTCTTTCAGGATTTGCGCCTTGTTGATCTTCCACGAAGCCGGGACCATTGTTTGATAGGAAACGGGCAGATCCTTTTCACTGTAGACTTCAACCATCTGGCCCGCTTTTCTGAGCGCGGCTGTAAATACGGGCGATTCGATCTTGGTTATGTCGCACTCGATCATGTTTGATCTGAGGTACTCTTTTAACCAGTTGTGGTTGTTTTGCAGGGTTTTCTTACGTGCGGTCATGCGTTTAATTTCGGCTTCAAATGCGGCAATATCACCAGCAAGGTTTGCCATAAAAAGCAGAACATCACAGCCTTTGGCAACCAGATCACCGGACAATCCTTCGATGGTATCGGCCAAGTCATCGGCTGACATTTCGCCGCTGTCAATCAACGACTGCAAGCCCTTGAATTGATCGGTCAGTTCGTACAGGTGCGGCATTATTTGTCCTTCTCTTGTCTGTCTTTGATTCTGTCGAGTAGCTGATCTGCCTGTTTGTACGTCAGTCTTTCGCCCTGCCCGTCTATGTAGTCGTTTTCTTCCATCGTGGTTTTATGCTCTGCCCTGAAATCAGAGAGCGCGGCCAGTTGATCCCTAACGGCCATTGGTGTTTCTGGCTCCGGTTTTTCTTCCGGTGGCTTGGGCATTGGTGTATGCACTTCTGCGTCTGCATCGGCTGACAAAAGGGTCGGCAGCATGGTTATCTGGAAAAGTGCCAGTTTGTGTGCG belongs to Candidatus Latescibacterota bacterium and includes:
- a CDS encoding siphovirus Gp157 family protein; amino-acid sequence: MPHLYELTDQFKGLQSLIDSGEMSADDLADTIEGLSGDLVAKGCDVLLFMANLAGDIAAFEAEIKRMTARKKTLQNNHNWLKEYLRSNMIECDITKIESPVFTAALRKAGQMVEVYSEKDLPVSYQTMVPASWKINKAQILKDLKADIEIPGARLIDAKQGIVIT